The genomic region gttttgacaccgatagggggCCACTAATGGGGGCGGGTCATAGAAAAAATGGGATCCCTGGACAAAACTCTCGTCCAGTCCATCGCGATATGTGTCTATCGTCGGTCCACGGCCAccccatcctcttcctcaccttccaCTGCTTTTTTCGTCGGAAAAAattccgatctattcatcaactatcaaggtagtacaaagaacatcaAAAGTAGAACTTACATCCAGATCCAAACACCacttagcgacgactacaaacactagAGCGAGCCAAAGGCACGCCGCCCTGAACGCTCCTCCCTCGTCGGAGCTGGTCAAACCTTGTTTTCGTAAACAATCTGGAGGTCATTGTGCTAAGGCTCCACCGGATTAGCGCACCATAAAAACAACtgtcgccgatgaagagaagcgtagatcgaaaggatccaacttgTAGACACATGACCGTAGATGAGTAGAGACCAAATCCAGCTAAATCCCACGAGATCAGTCGGTGGCACACCTCCACATGCCCTTCGACGATACTAGACACACCGCCGGGATGAGCACTAGGTGGGGACAAGCTTATACCATCTTCACGTAGCCACCACCGCCTCACCTTTCTGAAGAGGACCCAAACCCTAAACAaacttaaaaaaaacaaaaaaaggagccCTCACACTGGCAAGGGCCAGGATCCATGCCTTAAGTCTACAAGAGATGAGGTAGATTGGCGGCCGGGGAGATGGGAGGTAGCAAACGCTATCCCTGTTCGCTCGAGTCGCCCACACGAAGGGAAAATGTTAGGCATCATCCACCTTCCGctgtttttttgcgagaaaactccAATATATTCATCAGACATCAATGCACTACAAAGATCACCAGAAGCAACAATAATTACATCCGGGTCTATAGACCATCTAGCGATGACATCcagactgtctactacaacaaggtttgcccggttccgaagaggggggggggggggggggggctgatgaCGGCGACGCTCCTTCTGCTCGCTACAGTGattgtagttgtcgctaggtggtctacggacctggatgtaatttttagtTCTGGTATTCTTTGTACtatcttgacagttgatgaatagattgaaagttttcctcgcaaagaaaagaaaagagaaaaagaaaaccacccaACAAACATCCTGGAAGCAGTTTAAACATGATACCAGCTTGGAGATGTTTATTACGGTCAAACCTGTTTGAAACCTGTTGGGAGTAGACAAGCTTTAAACAGTTTGGAGCAGAGGTACTTGTCGATTTGGAGCATAATTTAATGAAACTTGGAACTCAGATCGGGTCAAATGCACTTTTTTCTCTCTACCATAATCCTGACCGTTGCATAAACTACATCGAGGCTAAGACCATCAAGGGTACTTCGTGAAAGAAGAACATCCTAGACTTTTGGTCACGTTCAAACCATGTTACACAATTTTACTGTAAATCGACAAAGTAACAACATGCTCATCCTTCAACCCACAAAGTAACAACGGTAATCGTTGTTTGTGAGTTGTCCAACAAACTTGAGAACTTGATATACATCACCGATCACTCGTATGTCACCATACTCGAATTTGTAGTGCGCCATCTTGACAAAATTTTCATATTCACCATTGGAGAACCAATATGATGTGTAGTCCACAGAGAGACACTCCCACTTTTCCCAGTGTCTCTTATTCCCTGATCCATCTTTCACATTCTATTTTGTCCATCTACTATCTCTCATGTCCAACTCCTATTTTTTCTCTCAGTTTGTCAAATTTGAATGTGATGAGAGGGTGATCCAACTAGTACAAGCGGATGCTTGCTTGAGTTATGGTGGGGTGATATATATAGGCACACGCACCAAATATCATGATATTCATGGTTGGTAGTTTGTTGAATCGGTATAATTTTGCATTGATATTATGTGAAGATCTGGATGATATTGTTTCACCATCGTCCTTCTTCTTTGAAGTTCAGCAATGATACCATGCAGTAACCATGAAGCGAAGCCCAAGTACATACAATGATGttgtcatgaatatttttttaggaTGCTTGACctgcatgcactagtagaaaacagggctttggttcgccCAGAatagagcattaatcccggttgcattacgaaccgggactaatgtgagcattagtcccggttcaagcggctagggcaccgtacatgcattaatcccggttcaaatgggacctttagtcccggttggtgccacgaaccgggactaaagggtgcgatgcccattagtaccggtcgtggcaccaaccggtactaaaggttagacctttagtcccggttcgagccaccaaccggtactaatggggtttgaggcattagtaccggttcgtggcacgaaccggtactaaaggtcccattttcaaactctacccccccccccccccgatcgccttttcagttttgtaaaaagcaaaagaagatgataaaaacttcaaaaattaaaatccttccaaatgtagttatgttactacatgtactagttaggaaaatttaaaaacttaaatttggacatgttttgcaaaacgTGTAGGGAAAATATAAAACGGCTATATTTTTGCATATGATGCCagaaaaaaacatataatatatcaaaatgttcagcacgaaaatccgcatccgattttgacagcgTACGGCCTGTTTGGAAAGTTTTAGAATCCTcagattccaaaaggaaaaaaagttatactcaaatttcagtttttttttgaattttcattaaatctggtcaaactatggtcaaacaactTATTCAAGaatactaaataattattcaagaatattagtgttactaaataattattcaagaatatttgtgttactaaataattatttcagtttttttgaatttttgtcaaatctAGTCAAATTgcggtcaaactatggtcaaacaatggtcaaattacttattcaagaaatattagtgttactaaataattatttcagtttttttgaattttggtcaaatctggtcaaactacttattcaagaaatattagtgttactaaataattattgttttttagaataatagttttaaactcaaacagtgaaatgtgtgacttcatgctcaagctaaattcctgagggttaataggattgacatcttactattgtcaggaaaacaacaaatgcagacttggaaacgagggagaatagaacccggaagttaagcgtgctcatgctggggtagtgagaggatgggtgaccgtccgggaagttagatgatgaggggtgattagagattagaggttaaattgagcagtggtgaggggtgattagagattagaggttaaaataattcagaaatttgaaaattaggaaaaaaaatcaaaaaaaaatcaaaaaaaatcataaaatttcctttagtaccagttggtgttaccaaccgggactaaagggggacctccaggcagcggccacgtggagggcctttagtcccggttcgtgtaagaaccggaactaaaggggggggggctttagtaacgaccctttagttccggttccagaaccgggactaaaggccctcaccaaccgggacactaggccctttttctactagtgatggttaGACTTTTTTTCTTTACCATTGCAGGAATGTGGCCTTGTGATGGTCGCACAAGCTGGAATACACTTGGAGATCGTATAAAAGCATTCCTATTAAAATTAGGCATTAATTTCATATTTTGGTGAAACTATATCATTCAAGATGACATGAACCGGAATATATCAAGCAAAACGTTGCATCATATGTTGATGATAGGTCTCGAACAGCATTTAGGAATAATATAATGATTTACTATGTGCCGATTTATGATATTTAGGACctttagttttttatttttgcaGGAACCTTGGTTTATTTTCCTCCTTAAAATTCACTGAttgttcttatttttttctctGTCACTTCATTTGAGTTAAGGATATGGTGCATTGATCGGCAAGGTGACATGCCCTTCACTGAGTTTATATTGTACATATTGTCTTCGCCAAACCATGGAATCACAAAAAAGCTTTCCACGATCCTATCAAAATTAAAATGTTGCTCTTTTGATTGATTTTTTGGCACCCATCTTCTCCGCAGGTAGACCACGCCAAGGTTGGATTTGTGTGCGCCAGTGAAGAAGGAAACAATCCGAGAGAGGAAGCAGAGTAGCAAACCGGCCTCCGCAGCTTCTTCATCATGCAAAATATGCCTTCGAGCTCGGTTTGCGTACTCCAGAGAAAAGCTTTCTTTGCGCGACACGCACCAGGAGACGCCCTGATCCGACTGAGTGCCGATGATTGGCAATCGAGGACAGTTGAGTGCAGCATATATACACTCCAACGATGAGGGGTGGCAGTTACTTCAGAATATAAATGGGCGCTCACAGATGAAACTTGATTTACGGTAATATTTTGTCGAAAAAGCCGGTTTTGAACAAAGTTCCGACAGAACTTGGCCCCTGTTCCTGTCAGACACAGATTTCTCTACCATAGGTTTGATCTTTGAACTCCATGGAGGCTAGTACTACTACCCCTTTCATGATTACTTATGCTCACAGTTGGAACTTTCTTTTGACAGTGTGTGTCACAACTGAACTATGTAACACAAGAATGGTAGTACTGTATATGATCCAGTacaatagaaaaacagaaacagggTAGGCAAACGTGGCTTATCTTCCAAACAAAAAGGAGTTTTCACATACCATAGACACAAGAGATAGCAACAGAatcataggacacaacaacaagcAACAGACAGCGGCTCTGCTCACAAAGCAGCCTTGAGACAGCAGGATCACTGGCCATCAAACACAGGTTGGTAAAAACACATTTTGTTCAAACTAATTTAGAATAATCATCGGGGGAGATCTGACGAATAACAATGTCTTCCCTCCAGGGTTGATCAATCACATGGAAGTAGTGGAGACTGGAGAGAATATATATGTGATCTCCTTGTAGTTGTACAAATTAAATACAGGACTCATTACTTGAATAAAAGAAATTAAACGGCAGTTGCAACCCTGCAGGAAAAGGACTCGAGACTGGCAACCTGGGCCTGAAGtagagcaacagcagcagcagcttagatcTTCAAGTTGGCGATCTTGTACCATTCGGTGTGGAAGGAGCCTCTGGGCCTGAAGTAGGTGTGCGCCCCAAAGTAGTCCCTCTGGGCCTGGACCAGGTTCGCTGGAAGCATGTCCCTCCGGTAGGAGTCGAAGTAGGCCAGACTTGTGGACATGCCGGGGGTGCTGACGCCGTTGTTGATGGCGAGGCAGACGACCCTCCGCCATGCAGCTTGCCTGTCCATGATTTCCTGCGCGAACTCGGGGTCGATGAGGAGATTGGCCAGCTCACCATTACTGTCGTAGGCCTTCTTGATGCGGTCCaggatgttgagtatattgattatttggaaacataggatagaACAGGAAgcattctggcttgtcttgtactccaagtagatcatgtactcttatatatatatgcccacgaggcttaGGCAATAAACATCCACCATATTCCGCCAATTCTCTCTTTGTCCTTTCTAACACACGAAGCTGGCGCGGATGATGCACCCATCCTTCCAGATCCTGGCCAGCTCACCGAGGTTGAGGCCCCATCCATTCTCCGTGCTCTTGGCCTTGATGATGTTCATGCTCTGGGCGTAGCTGCAGATCTTGGAGGCGTAGAGGGACTTCCTCACATCCTCGATCAGCTGTGCCTTGTCGACAGTTTCGCCCCTGCTGGTCCCTGGTTTCTTCGCTTATTAGCTATTCTCAGCTCCTCATAGATCAGTGTTGAAAGCCGTGAAGAACCGCAGCTGCCTCAGCTTCTTCCCGATCAGAACAGGTGTTCAGTCCTGCAGCAAGCACATAGCAGGACAACGGCTTGAGCGTTACGAACTACAGCACCGGCATGCACGTCCCTGACCTGCTGTGATCCACCCAATTTGAGTTAGTTTAAAATGGAAAAGCATGGATCCCCAGGCCCACAAAATGTGAGAAATTTGTTCAAAATGTACTAGGGGCATCAAACAGCCCAATGACTAGACTCAAGCGCAGCTTGCACATGAAGCGTGTTTAAATGTGTGTTTTCGTACATCACTATATGGTAGGATTCAAGAGCGAACTGCACTTCTCCTGAATTATATACAAGTACATTTGGATGGACAGTGACGGCCTACATCGGCCAACGGAATTTTGCAGTGCACATGGGGAGGCAGTGAAAGACGATGCAGCGTGAAGATATCAACCGGTTGGAGGGATCACCATAAAAGGCAACAAAGAGCATCTGCATCCATATACACATCCACCGGGTGATGTCTCACAACGTTTCATTTTTTATATTTGTGTGATAAGACCACCAAAGCCAGTTTGATCTAGGGTTAGGAGGTATTGGAAATAAAACTGCATTTCCTGCATGACTTGCATGTCGCTCCGTAATGAACATAAGTACATGAATAGCTTCTGAAACTGCATACAATGACAACAGATGGTTTCAGTACAGGGAACCATAAAGATGGTGAGGATCGCAGCCTACCAGAACCGAAGCTAGCCTTCAAGAACTCGTGCACAAATTATAATTTGGACATGTAATTCTTCAAAATTTTCGGTTTGGTAAACCGCTATAGATTTTTGCAGGAAAGTTTAGGTACGTGCAACTATCCAGATTCGATACTCGATGGCTCTCCCTAAATTTGATGGAATTGTGCCCGTGCCACTAATGACTGCGGTCAAGTCTTCACCGTTGACGTCTCCTTTGACCAATTTCTTCCTTTATGGGACCCACCTATTTGTCATGCCATTAGCAATAAAGTGGAGACTAATTTGACTCTTCCATTCACTATGGGGGCCAACTAATGGGGGTGGGCCATAGAAAAATTGGGATCCATAGAAAAACTATCATCCAGTCCATCGAGAAATGTGTCTATCGTTGGTCCgcggccaaccccccccccccccccccccccccccgccgtcttCCCCACCTTCCACTACTGTTTTTGCGGGAAAAAAATCTGATCTATACATCAAACTGCCAAGTTAGTACAACAAACACCAGAAGTAAAACATACATCCAGATCCgaagaccacctagcgacgactacaaacactggagcgagccgaaggcccACCGCCATGAATGCCCTCCTCTTCGGAGCCAGTCAAACCCTGTTGCAGTAGacagaagtcatcgtgctaaggccccgccGGACCTGCGCACCAGAATAACAACTAGCGCCAATGAAGAGAAGCATAGATTGAAAGGATTCAACCTGTAGACACATGATCGTAGATGAAGCTTTCCATCCATTCACAACTGTCATCCATATTTTGTCTACTCAACGATGCAAGCTAGAAGAAGCTTTCCATCCAAATAGAACCTTTCTGTGGCTTTGTTTAAATTTTTCTGGAACCCCTCTTTTTCTCCATGTAGAAGAGTTGTTTCTCCTTTCCAATCAAAATCTCCTTGTGATATACGATCAATAGTCCATAGGCAAGCCCACCTACGACATCTAGGAAGAGTATGACGTCAACAATGTGAATGTCCGATGATGGCGACTTCGACCGAGAAACCGGCTGAGCCTGTTCACATTGTTAGCTCCATATATACGCCAGACCAGGGTTGCCGAATGCTTGGCAGAGTTTGGTAGAACATAGGGTCATATAGTTTGTTAGTTACGTCAACCCCCGGATTGTATGATGGCTCATGGTGGCCGAttgtaatcctgttttggaggaaTAAAACTCAGTCTTTCTggcaggaaaaaaaacagaaactggctgaGCTGACGGTCACACCCATGCTCTAGTCGGAGATATTGGCCCTTTACGTTATTTGCAGCTCCAGATCCCCAGTTATCTCTAGTTAGTAGTTACTAGACGGGTTTGCCTA from Triticum aestivum cultivar Chinese Spring chromosome 4A, IWGSC CS RefSeq v2.1, whole genome shotgun sequence harbors:
- the LOC123084427 gene encoding 6-phosphogluconate dehydrogenase, decarboxylating 1-like produces the protein MNIIKAKSTENGWGLNLGELARIWKDGCIIRASFLDRIKKAYDSNGELANLLIDPEFAQEIMDRQAAWRRVVCLAINNGVSTPGMSTSLAYFDSYRRDMLPANLVQAQRDYFGAHTYFRPRGSFHTEWYKIANLKI